From a region of the bacterium genome:
- a CDS encoding UvrD-helicase domain-containing protein, protein MNDILAKLNDAQLGAVTAPDGPVLVVAGAGSGKTRVLTTRVAWLLGERGVHPGAVLAFTFTNRAAREMKERVAGSVGEGRAPFWIGTFHATGLRILRSDGAAIGVPSDFSIFDTDDSKRLIKQVLDELKIDAKQFTPSGARSMISSWKNDDVDPVAAAARATTFVEEKNAAIYGGYEKGLVRCKALDFDDLILRTVHLLEQDAGVRLKYAERFHHVLVDEFQDTNPLQLVLIKALQSEHGNLFAVGDDDQSIYSWRGARIENMLAFDDFFPGAVTCRLEQNYRSTGTILDAANAVIAHNQRRKGKNLWTAGDRGEQLVEEEFLDGEDEAARLVDIVRAEIARGLTRADVTVLYRTNAQSRVLEDALRRAHLPYQIVGSLQFYERKEVRDVLAYLKFIANPADEISLQRVINVPKRQLGDTTVARLLALANNAGLTCGEAAAEHGLLESEMSGAVCRRVRTFFDQAARWRRLAAEAMPLPELLQQVLKDIAYQEHLESDDPESAAQRAENVAELVNAAADFHEASAGGSLGQFLEQTALVSDPDTIRDGEGQVRLMTIHTAKGLEFPVVVLAGCEDDILPHINSAMDEAGLEEERRLFYVALTRAEKRIYLLHAMRRRRFGTWQDALPSRFLREVPDALVERRRLNLGYGAGAGAGMTRSLFGGSGSGGGGSKGGGAHSREPVRPSTWSGGNSRNWNGGGGSQGPSASRRVSPGEWGSSNRPRGGARPAPGAEGGSDEQRQHSWDDDVQQQAPYFEGQSVSHGIFGSGTVARVEGTGDDLQVTVDFPDYGRKHLNPKFAPLVPID, encoded by the coding sequence GTGAACGACATCCTGGCGAAGTTGAACGATGCGCAGCTGGGGGCGGTCACCGCCCCGGACGGCCCGGTCCTCGTGGTGGCCGGCGCCGGTTCCGGCAAGACCCGGGTCCTGACGACCCGCGTGGCCTGGCTCCTGGGCGAGCGCGGCGTGCACCCGGGTGCCGTGCTGGCCTTCACCTTCACCAATCGCGCGGCCCGCGAGATGAAGGAGCGGGTGGCCGGGAGTGTCGGTGAAGGACGGGCGCCCTTCTGGATCGGGACCTTCCACGCGACCGGTTTGCGGATCCTGCGCAGCGACGGGGCTGCCATCGGCGTGCCTTCCGATTTCTCGATCTTCGACACCGACGACAGCAAGCGCCTGATCAAGCAGGTCCTGGACGAACTCAAGATCGACGCCAAGCAGTTCACGCCCAGCGGCGCCCGCTCCATGATCAGTTCCTGGAAGAACGACGACGTGGATCCCGTCGCTGCCGCGGCGCGCGCGACGACCTTCGTCGAGGAGAAGAACGCGGCCATCTATGGCGGCTACGAGAAGGGCCTCGTGCGCTGCAAGGCGCTCGATTTCGATGACCTGATCCTGCGCACGGTTCACCTACTTGAACAGGACGCCGGCGTGCGCCTGAAATACGCCGAGCGGTTCCATCACGTGCTGGTGGACGAGTTCCAGGACACGAACCCGCTGCAGCTGGTGCTGATCAAGGCGCTGCAGAGCGAGCACGGGAACCTGTTCGCCGTGGGCGACGACGACCAGTCGATCTACTCGTGGCGCGGGGCCCGCATCGAGAACATGCTGGCGTTCGACGACTTCTTCCCCGGCGCCGTCACCTGCCGGCTGGAACAGAATTACCGGTCCACCGGTACCATCCTGGATGCGGCCAACGCGGTCATCGCCCACAACCAGCGCCGCAAGGGCAAGAACCTGTGGACGGCAGGCGACCGCGGCGAGCAGCTGGTCGAGGAGGAGTTCCTCGACGGCGAGGACGAGGCCGCGCGCCTGGTGGATATCGTGCGGGCCGAGATCGCGCGCGGGCTGACGCGCGCCGACGTCACCGTCCTCTACCGCACGAATGCGCAGTCGCGGGTGCTCGAGGATGCCCTGCGCCGCGCCCACCTGCCGTACCAGATCGTCGGCTCCCTGCAGTTCTACGAGCGCAAGGAAGTTCGCGATGTCCTGGCCTACCTGAAGTTCATCGCCAACCCGGCCGACGAGATCTCGCTGCAGCGAGTGATCAACGTGCCCAAGCGGCAGCTGGGCGACACCACGGTGGCGCGGTTGCTGGCCCTGGCGAACAACGCCGGGCTGACCTGCGGCGAGGCGGCGGCCGAGCACGGCCTGCTCGAGAGCGAGATGTCGGGCGCCGTCTGTCGCCGGGTGCGCACGTTCTTCGACCAGGCTGCCCGCTGGCGGCGCCTGGCGGCCGAAGCCATGCCCCTGCCCGAGTTGCTGCAGCAGGTGCTGAAGGACATCGCCTACCAGGAACACCTCGAGTCCGATGACCCCGAGAGCGCCGCCCAGCGGGCCGAGAACGTGGCCGAACTGGTCAATGCGGCGGCCGACTTCCACGAGGCATCGGCCGGCGGCAGCCTGGGCCAGTTCCTGGAGCAGACGGCGCTGGTCTCCGACCCGGACACGATCCGCGACGGGGAGGGCCAGGTGCGCCTGATGACGATCCACACGGCCAAGGGCCTGGAGTTCCCGGTCGTGGTGCTGGCCGGTTGCGAGGACGACATCCTGCCGCACATCAACAGTGCCATGGATGAGGCGGGCCTCGAGGAGGAGCGCCGCCTGTTCTATGTGGCGTTGACGCGTGCGGAGAAGCGGATCTACCTGCTGCACGCGATGCGCCGTCGCCGTTTCGGCACGTGGCAGGACGCGCTGCCGTCGCGGTTCCTTCGCGAGGTGCCCGACGCCCTTGTGGAGCGGCGGCGCCTGAACCTCGGCTACGGCGCCGGCGCCGGCGCGGGGATGACGCGCAGCCTGTTCGGCGGTTCCGGTTCGGGCGGGGGCGGCTCGAAGGGCGGCGGGGCCCATTCGCGCGAACCGGTGCGGCCGAGCACCTGGAGCGGCGGCAACAGCCGCAACTGGAACGGCGGCGGCGGTTCGCAGGGTCCCTCGGCCTCGCGCCGCGTGAGCCCTGGCGAGTGGGGCAGCAGCAACCGGCCACGCGGCGGCGCTCGCCCGGCGCCCGGCGCCGAAGGCGGGTCCGACGAGCAGCGGCAGCACAGCTGGGATGACGACGTGCAGCAGCAGGCGCCCTATTTCGAGGGACAGTCGGTCTCGCACGGGATCTTCGGTTCGGGCACCGTCGCGCGCGTCGAGGGTACCGGCGACGACCTCCAGGTGACCGTCGACTTCCCCGACTACGGGCGCAAGCACCTCAATCCGAAGTTCGCGCCGCTGGTGCCGATCGACTGA
- a CDS encoding metal ABC transporter permease translates to MEALGLPFFRTALLACFLLAGIHAYLGFHVVRRGVIFVDLALAQMAALGVALAVVLDHHDNDVLTYGLALGMTFVGAACFAWLRGQERQHVPLEAFIGIVFATAQAAVFLVLEKSPAGPEHLKETLVGALFTIAPGHVLKTALLYAAVGVAHWLLRKPFFEITGDAEGARRRGRRLFWWDFLFYAIFGFVVTSSVQIAGVLLVFGLLVIPAVAGLMASSRTAVSLAVGWIFAFVACLAGLLGSVRWDLPAAPSVLVALSGLLVVLGIGLRVVRGRGHAAGA, encoded by the coding sequence ATGGAAGCGCTTGGCCTGCCCTTCTTCCGCACGGCGCTGCTTGCCTGCTTCCTGCTGGCCGGCATCCATGCCTATCTCGGCTTCCATGTCGTGCGGCGGGGGGTCATCTTCGTCGACCTGGCCCTGGCCCAGATGGCCGCCCTCGGCGTGGCGCTGGCCGTGGTGCTGGACCATCACGACAACGATGTGCTGACCTACGGGCTGGCGCTGGGCATGACGTTCGTGGGCGCCGCCTGCTTTGCCTGGCTGCGCGGCCAGGAGCGTCAGCACGTGCCGCTCGAGGCGTTCATCGGCATCGTCTTCGCGACGGCCCAGGCTGCCGTTTTCCTGGTGCTGGAAAAGTCGCCCGCCGGCCCCGAGCACCTGAAGGAGACCCTGGTGGGCGCCCTGTTCACGATCGCCCCCGGGCACGTGCTGAAGACGGCGCTGCTCTACGCCGCGGTCGGCGTTGCGCACTGGCTGTTGCGCAAGCCGTTCTTCGAGATCACCGGCGACGCCGAGGGCGCACGCCGCCGGGGCCGTCGGCTGTTCTGGTGGGACTTCCTGTTCTACGCGATCTTCGGCTTCGTCGTCACCTCATCGGTGCAGATCGCCGGCGTCCTGCTCGTGTTCGGGTTGCTGGTGATCCCCGCGGTGGCCGGCCTGATGGCCTCGTCACGCACCGCCGTCTCGCTGGCCGTGGGCTGGATCTTCGCCTTCGTGGCCTGCCTGGCCGGGCTCCTGGGCTCGGTGCGGTGGGACCTGCCGGCAGCGCCGAGCGTGCTGGTCGCCCTCAGCGGCCTGCTGGTGGTGCTGGGCATCGGGTTGCGCGTGGTGCGCGGGCGGGGCCACGCCGCCGGGGCCTGA
- a CDS encoding metal ABC transporter substrate-binding protein yields the protein MKPTSNRKPALLFAAFLLVTGLASAAHASGRLQVVASINDLASIAASVGGEDVEVAAIARATSDVHRVEVLPSYMVRVARAKVYLKVGLALDQWADQIIDGSRNTKLAVIDCSRAITALDKPAGRVDGRGGDVHPDGNPHYWLDPRNGALVAALLAGEFTRLDPAHAAGFQARAAAFGDSCRARHEAANAALAGLPTREIVTYHSSWVYFAAATGLTVAATVEPVPGIPPTGGHLQKLVMLVRERRPVVLLQEPYFSDEAAGFLSRETGLRTARVSPSCAEPVAGSYLAHFDAVVAAITAGR from the coding sequence ATGAAACCGACATCGAACCGGAAGCCGGCGCTGTTGTTCGCCGCCTTCCTCCTGGTCACCGGCCTGGCTTCCGCCGCGCATGCGTCCGGTCGCCTCCAGGTCGTGGCCTCGATCAACGACCTTGCCTCGATCGCCGCCAGTGTCGGCGGCGAAGACGTGGAGGTGGCGGCCATTGCGCGCGCCACCTCCGATGTGCACCGGGTCGAGGTGCTGCCGTCGTACATGGTTCGCGTCGCGCGGGCCAAGGTGTACCTGAAGGTGGGACTGGCGCTCGACCAGTGGGCCGACCAGATCATCGACGGCTCGCGCAACACGAAGCTGGCCGTGATCGATTGCTCGCGCGCCATCACGGCGCTGGACAAGCCCGCCGGCCGCGTCGATGGACGCGGCGGCGACGTGCACCCCGACGGCAACCCGCACTACTGGCTGGATCCGCGCAACGGCGCCCTGGTGGCGGCCCTGCTCGCCGGCGAGTTCACGAGGCTCGACCCCGCGCACGCCGCCGGCTTCCAGGCACGTGCCGCCGCCTTCGGCGACAGTTGCCGTGCACGGCATGAAGCCGCGAATGCGGCACTCGCCGGACTGCCCACGCGAGAGATCGTGACCTACCATTCGTCATGGGTGTACTTTGCAGCCGCCACGGGACTGACGGTGGCCGCCACCGTCGAGCCGGTGCCGGGCATTCCGCCGACCGGCGGCCACCTGCAGAAGCTGGTCATGCTGGTGAGGGAACGCCGGCCGGTCGTGCTGCTGCAGGAACCCTATTTCTCGGATGAGGCGGCCGGGTTCCTCTCCCGGGAAACGGGGCTGCGTACGGCCAGGGTCTCGCCGTCGTGTGCTGAACCGGTCGCCGGGAGCTACCTGGCCCATTTCGATGCGGTGGTCGCCGCGATCACCGCCGGCCGCTGA